A single region of the Gossypium arboreum isolate Shixiya-1 chromosome 12, ASM2569848v2, whole genome shotgun sequence genome encodes:
- the LOC108479190 gene encoding SUPPRESSOR OF ABI3-5-like isoform X4, giving the protein MDPGRYPVQQGHGWDNNSALEGFPAALDHNYRVGGSYDERRYLDERYSRDNVYPRSNYHRDFLERDNQPPPPAASAGIWSQSRRTTYEEEYPHNRDSRRHQKPYADSYSDMDTFRDHEITSFQDFDKFRDGYRGVDSFRDHEFDRPSRFGGRERDDNSYDDYDYRPRVSHQSRDNSRERDYEYGRHSYDSDYERGSRRDGNWRRRDRDRLSRERDQSPHRRHERSRSRSHGRDDRPRSRSPRSRSHGRSHREDSYDDGRNDKTEKRRDREEKYQREHYSVAPSATVVVKGLSQKTTEEDLYQILAEWGPLRHVRVIKERHSGISRGFAFIDFPSVGAASTMMERIGDDGLVVDGRKLFFEYSKPTGGTGGPFGNDNALKSGHSVHRGITVPSDWMCTICGCVNFARRTSCFQCNEPRTDDAPAADISLSHSTSLGKKGTDSGPTHVLVVRGLDENADEEMLRYEFSKHAPIKDLRLVRDKFTHVSRGFAFVHFHSVADATKALEATNGTTLEKNGQILRVAYAKSILGPGSGTSGASQSSSLAAAAIEAAAFSQQYDAVGWTPKEYNPDDKQSTSWQEQVVGSVPVQQDGSGLHSGFVWDEASGYYFDAASGFYYDGNTGLYYDGNSGIWYSYDSQSQQYIPCGDQNDNKTPGKQSEPSKGTDGRKVVISAPAATVTSVEKAASLPDAVQAAATAALAAEKKEKEKAKEIKLASKSSILANKKKMNNVLTMWKQRSHEGQATRLTLDENHLSTLSEDRPLQSGQHAKTKVKFDVMGLKESSISSSGVNTTAQAALTGGLESPVKARPVSNSSGGTLMGVIRGSARGVVKSDTPYSGTSAGISTSAVGGAEVSSTNSDMPTVMTPFRTDASALGSYTPSTVSASGKRRFSETPVTSTTSKEQSQTAYRDRAAERRNLYGSSSSTGDDLPDPELRNSNRDMAFKKFSSDPMPFPPGVGGGRGVVSDDVQSFEVITAEKAIDEKNVGNQMLRNMGWHEGLGLGKDGSGMKEPVQTQAMDGRAGLGSQTKKLDPSLEVQAGDSYKTVIHKKALARFREMS; this is encoded by the exons atggaCCCTGGTCGCTACCCTGTTCAACAAGGACATGGATGGGATAATAACAGC GCTCTTGAGGGTTTTCCTGCTGCTCTTGACCACAATTACCG GGTCGGTGGTTCATATGATGAGAGGAGATATCTAGATGAAAGATACTCGAGGGATAATGTGTATCCAAGAAGTAACTACCACAGAGATTTTCTGGAGAGGGATAACCAACCCCCTCCTCCTGCTGCTTCTGCTGGTATCTGGTCTCAATCAAGAAGGACAACTTATGAGGAAGAATATCCCCACAATCGGGATTCTAGGCGTCATCAGAAGCCTTATGCTGATTCTTATAGTGACATGGATACTTTTCGTGATCATGAGATCACTTCATTTCAAGATTTTGATAAGTTTCGGGATGGCTATCGGGGTGTTGACAGCTTTCGTGATCATGAATTTGACAGGCCCTCTAGGTTTGGGGGACGAGAACGAGATGACAACTCATATGATGATTATGACTATAGGCCACGTGTTTCCCATCAGAGCAGGGACAACAGCCGTGAGAGGGATTATGAATATGGCCGACATAGTTATGATTCTGATTATGAAAGAGGTAGTCGAAGAGATGGCAATTGGAGGAGGCGCGATCGAGATCGCCTGAGTAGAGAGAGAGATCAGAGTCCACATAGAAGGCATGAGAGATCTCGATCACGATCCCATGGACGCGATGATCGTCCTAGATCAAGATCACCTCGAAGTCGAAGCCATGGACGAAGTCATCGTGAGGACAGCTATGATGATGGTCGGAATGATAAAACTGAGAAGCGAAGGGATCGTGAAGAGAAATATCAGCGGGAACATTATTCTGTG GCACCATCTGCTACTGTTGTTGTAAAGGGTCTCTCGCAAAAAACAACTGAAGAAGATCTATACCAGATTCTT GCTGAATGGGGGCCTCTTCGCCATGTCCGAGTGATCAAAGAGCGACATTCTGGAATTTCTCGTGGATTTGCTTTTATCGATTTTCCCTCTGTG GGGGCAGCAAGCACTATGATGGAGAGGATTGGTGATGATGGTCTTGTTGTTGATGGTCGGAAGCTTTTTTTTGAGTACAG TAAGCCAACTGGGGGCACTGGTGGACCTTTTGGTAATGATAATGCTTTGAAGTCAGGCCATTCAGTTCATAGGGGCATCACTGTGCCTTCTGATTGGATGTGCACCATATGTGGATGTGTCAACTTTGCACGGCGAACTTCATGCTTTCAA TGTAATGAGCCACGTACAGATGATGCTCCAGCAGCTGACATATCTTTATCACATTCAACATCCTTAGGAAAGAAAGGAACTGATTCAG GTCCTACTCATGTACTGGTTGTTCGTGGGTTGGATGAAAATGCTGATGAGGAAATGCTCCGTTATGAGTTCTCTAAACATGCACCAATTAAg GATCTTCGCCTTGTTAGAGACAAGTTCACCCATGTGTCAAGGGGGTTTGCTTTTGTTCATTTCCATTCG GTTGCTGATGCCACAAAAGCTCTAGAAGCTACAAATGGAACAACGCTTGAGAAGAACGGGCAAATCTTAAGAGTAGCATATGCAAAGAGCATCCTTGGGCCAGGATCAGGGACATCAGGAGCTTCACAGTCAAGTAGCCTTGCAGCTGCTGCGATTGAGGCAGCAGCGTTTTCTCAACAG TACGATGCTGTTGGATGGACACCAAAGGAATATAATCCAGATGACAAACAGTCTACTAGCTGGCAGGAGCAAGTTGTTGGTTCAGTTCCAGTTCAACAGGATGGTTCGGGGTTGCATTCTGGTTTTGTGTGGGATGAAGCTTCTGGTTACTACTTTGATGCTGCTTCTGGGTTTTACTATGATGGAAATACAG GTCTTTACTATGATGGTAACAGTGGGATCTGGTATTCATATGATAGCCAGTCTCAGCAGTACATACCTTGCGGTGATCAGAATGACAACAAAACACCTGGTAAGCAGTCTGAGCCTTCCAAAGGAACTGATGGTAGGAAGGTAGTAATATCTGCGCCGGCTGCTACTGTCACTTCAGTTGAGAAGGCAGCCTCTTTACCTGATGCAGTTCAAGCAGCTGCAACAGCAGCACTAGCTGCGGAgaagaaagaaaaggagaaagcAAAAGAGATAAAACTTGCTTCGAAAAGCAGTATCCTGGCTAATAAGAAGAAAATGAATAATGTGTTGACAATGTGGAAACAGAGGAGTCATGAAGGGCAGGCCACGCGTTTAACTCTTGATGAAAATCACTTGTCTACTTTATCTGAGGATAGACCTCTGCAATCTGGACAACATGCAAAGACCAAAGTTAAATTTGATGTGATGGGCCTGAAGGAGAGTAGTATATCAAGTTCTGGAGTCAATACAACTGCCCAAGCTGCATTGACTGGGGGTTTGGAGTCTCCAGTCAAGGCAAGGCCTGTAAGCAACAGCTCAGGGGGGACTTTAATGGGAGTAATAAGAGGCTCGGCAAGAGGCGTGGTAAAGTCTGATACTCCATACTCCGGAACATCTGCTGGAATTTCCACTTCAGCTGTCGGAGGTGCTGAAGTTTCATCAACCAATTCAGATATGCCCACAGTTATGACTCCCTTTAGGACTGATGCTTCTGCATTGGGTTCTTATACACCTTCAACTGTATCTGCAAGTGGTAAGAGAAGATTTTCTGAAACACCAGTGACTTCTACTACCAGCAAGGAGCAATCTCAAACTGCTTACAGAGACCGTGCGGCCGAGAGGAGGAACTTGTATGGTTCATCATCTTCCACAGGAGATGATCTGCCTGACCCTGAGCTCAGGAATTCGA ATCGAGATATGGCATTCAAAAAATTCTCCTCAGATCCAATGCCTTTCCCACCTGGTGTTGGTGGTGGACGGGGGGTTGTGTCAGATGATGTTCAAAGCTTTGAGGTGATCACAGCAGAGAAAGCAATTGATGAGAAAAATGTGGGCAACCAAATGCTCCGCAATATGGGTTGGCATGAAGGATTG